A stretch of the Kroppenstedtia eburnea genome encodes the following:
- a CDS encoding carbamoyl phosphate synthase large subunit, whose translation MAEPAVKRVLVIGSGPIVIGQAAEFDYSGTQACLALKEEGIRVILVNNNPATIMTDPETADVVYAEPLTVDSLARIIERERPRGLLATVGGQTGLNLAVQLQEQGILDKFGVKLLGTPVEAIRRGEDRQAFKEMMEGIGEPVPEGKTVSTTEEALQFAESIGYPVIIRPAYTLGGFGGGTARDEAELAQVARRGLAASPIGQILVEESILGWKEIEYEMVRDSADTCIAVCNMENIDPVGVHTGDSIVTAPTQTLTHGQCRRLHTVACKVIRELQVIGGCNIQFAVHPDTGDYRIIEVNPRVSRSSALASKATGYPIARLAAKVSIGHRLDECLNPVTGYTFASFEPALDYVVVKLPRWAFDKFPEGERSLGTGMKATGEVMALGRNLETALYKGIRSLDMDRYTLLQPEFRGWSEGELKAGLTQPDDRRLFVLGEAFRRGWELEEVHRLTAIHPWFLRRIRGMVSLEEELASLSWESLSDDKLVQAKEKGVADAALAGWLGVSDGRIRERLQRIGRSPSYKWVDTCAGEFEAESPYFYSSWQGDDEVPSPQEGRRVLVLGAGPIRIGQGIEFDYCSVHGAKSLQKQGVTSVVVNNNPETVSTDYATADRLYFEPLTVEDVLRVAEKEQVTGVLVQYGGQTAVRLVRGLEEEDLTILGTSADIIDRVEDRHRFYDLLRELEIPHIPGKTANSLQEALQAADHLGYPLLLRPSYVIGGQGMQVVWEKEQLEAAMSRYLRTLPDQAYPILLDRFVEGMEVEVDVVTDGKDLVIPTLVQHVERAGVHSGDSLSILAAPDLSEEQRETVVDFTGRIARALSHAGLINIQFVVEGETVYVLEVNPRASRTIPVISKVTGLPLVEWATRVQLGESLASFAPLGLQPSPPRWAVKGPVFSAPKLPGVDPALGPEMRSTGEVLGLGDTLEEAMAKVLPLAVHGPLPPIADGTRLFLSMSDHTQAPAEWGALLLRQGVRLFATPQTAEVLRKRWQVPVERVTPEMWQDWFRQGGPSLLFCSNRGEIREGSRLRRLALEWQVPCFTSPDTFQWWIRLWQAGEPKNSRVIPLSEKKEAVLE comes from the coding sequence ATGGCTGAACCTGCGGTGAAACGTGTGTTGGTGATCGGTTCCGGACCGATTGTGATCGGGCAGGCGGCGGAGTTTGACTATTCCGGAACGCAGGCCTGTCTGGCCCTGAAGGAAGAGGGAATCCGGGTGATCCTGGTCAACAACAATCCGGCCACGATCATGACCGATCCGGAGACAGCGGATGTGGTCTATGCGGAGCCTCTGACGGTGGACAGTCTGGCCCGGATCATCGAGCGGGAGCGGCCCCGGGGATTGTTGGCCACTGTGGGGGGCCAGACCGGACTCAATCTGGCTGTCCAGCTTCAGGAACAGGGGATTTTGGACAAATTCGGGGTGAAGCTGCTGGGTACCCCTGTGGAGGCGATCCGGCGGGGGGAAGACCGACAGGCATTCAAGGAGATGATGGAAGGGATCGGGGAGCCGGTTCCGGAAGGGAAAACGGTCTCCACCACGGAGGAGGCTCTCCAATTTGCGGAATCCATCGGCTATCCCGTGATCATCCGTCCCGCCTACACTCTGGGTGGATTTGGAGGTGGAACCGCCCGGGATGAGGCGGAGTTGGCCCAAGTGGCCCGGCGGGGCCTGGCCGCCAGTCCCATCGGGCAGATTTTGGTCGAGGAAAGCATTCTCGGCTGGAAGGAAATCGAGTATGAAATGGTGCGGGACAGTGCGGACACCTGTATCGCCGTCTGCAATATGGAGAATATCGACCCTGTGGGGGTTCACACCGGGGACAGTATCGTCACCGCTCCCACCCAGACCTTGACCCATGGACAATGCCGCCGCCTCCACACGGTCGCCTGCAAAGTGATCCGGGAGCTGCAGGTGATCGGGGGATGTAACATCCAGTTTGCGGTTCATCCCGACACCGGGGACTACCGGATCATCGAAGTGAACCCCCGGGTCAGCCGTTCCAGTGCCCTCGCCTCCAAGGCGACGGGGTATCCCATCGCCCGGCTGGCCGCCAAGGTTTCCATCGGTCACCGGTTGGATGAATGTCTCAACCCCGTCACCGGGTACACCTTTGCCAGCTTTGAACCGGCGTTGGATTATGTCGTCGTCAAGCTGCCGCGCTGGGCTTTCGACAAGTTCCCGGAGGGGGAGCGCTCCCTGGGCACCGGGATGAAGGCGACGGGGGAAGTGATGGCCCTGGGCCGCAATCTGGAGACGGCCCTGTACAAAGGGATTCGTTCCCTCGATATGGACAGATATACTCTGCTGCAACCGGAGTTCAGAGGATGGTCGGAGGGGGAGTTGAAGGCGGGGCTCACCCAACCCGACGATCGAAGGCTGTTTGTGCTGGGGGAGGCCTTCCGCCGGGGCTGGGAGCTGGAGGAAGTGCACCGTCTCACGGCGATCCATCCCTGGTTTCTCCGCCGGATCCGGGGGATGGTCTCTCTGGAGGAGGAATTGGCTTCCCTGTCTTGGGAGAGTCTCTCCGATGACAAACTGGTGCAGGCCAAGGAGAAAGGGGTGGCCGATGCCGCCCTGGCGGGTTGGCTGGGCGTCAGCGACGGGAGAATCCGGGAGCGCCTGCAACGGATCGGACGTTCCCCTTCCTATAAATGGGTGGATACCTGTGCCGGGGAGTTTGAGGCTGAGAGCCCTTATTTTTATTCCTCCTGGCAAGGGGATGACGAAGTCCCTTCGCCGCAGGAAGGTCGGCGGGTGCTGGTTCTCGGGGCGGGACCGATCCGGATCGGGCAGGGAATCGAATTTGACTACTGTTCCGTCCATGGGGCAAAGTCTTTGCAAAAGCAAGGGGTCACCTCCGTGGTGGTCAACAACAACCCGGAGACTGTCAGCACCGATTATGCCACCGCCGATCGACTCTATTTTGAGCCGTTGACAGTGGAAGATGTGCTCCGGGTGGCGGAAAAAGAACAGGTGACCGGGGTCCTGGTCCAATACGGGGGACAGACGGCAGTCCGGCTGGTTCGCGGGTTGGAAGAGGAGGACCTCACCATCTTGGGCACTTCTGCCGACATCATTGACCGGGTGGAGGATCGCCATCGGTTCTATGATTTGTTGCGGGAGCTGGAAATTCCCCACATCCCGGGAAAGACGGCCAACTCCCTCCAGGAGGCACTTCAGGCGGCGGATCATCTCGGTTACCCCCTGCTGCTCCGTCCCTCTTATGTTATCGGCGGCCAGGGAATGCAGGTGGTTTGGGAGAAGGAGCAACTGGAAGCGGCCATGAGCCGCTATCTCCGGACCTTGCCTGACCAGGCTTACCCGATCCTGCTGGACCGGTTTGTGGAAGGGATGGAGGTGGAGGTGGATGTGGTCACGGACGGAAAGGATCTGGTGATTCCCACATTGGTCCAGCATGTGGAGAGAGCCGGTGTTCACTCGGGAGACAGTCTGTCCATCCTGGCTGCACCGGATTTGAGTGAGGAGCAACGGGAGACCGTCGTCGACTTCACTGGTCGGATCGCCCGTGCCCTGTCCCACGCCGGGCTGATCAATATTCAGTTCGTCGTCGAGGGGGAGACGGTTTATGTGTTGGAGGTGAATCCCCGGGCTTCCCGCACCATCCCGGTGATCAGCAAAGTGACCGGTCTTCCCCTGGTGGAGTGGGCCACCCGCGTCCAACTGGGGGAATCCCTCGCTTCCTTTGCCCCCCTGGGACTGCAACCTTCCCCACCTCGCTGGGCGGTGAAGGGGCCGGTTTTTTCCGCCCCGAAGCTTCCCGGCGTGGATCCCGCTCTCGGTCCGGAGATGCGTTCCACAGGGGAAGTGCTCGGATTGGGGGACACTTTGGAAGAAGCGATGGCCAAGGTGCTTCCCCTCGCAGTCCATGGACCGCTGCCCCCGATCGCTGACGGCACCCGTTTGTTTCTGTCGATGTCCGATCACACCCAGGCGCCGGCGGAGTGGGGAGCTCTTCTCCTCCGGCAGGGAGTCCGTCTCTTCGCCACCCCTCAGACGGCGGAGGTTCTCAGGAAACGGTGGCAGGTTCCCGTGGAAAGGGTGACTCCGGAGATGTGGCAAGACTGGTTTCGGCAAGGTGGGCCGTCATTGCTCTTCTGCTCCAACCGAGGGGAGATCCGGGAGGGATCCCGGTTGCGGCGGCTGGCGTTGGAGTGGCAGGTCCCCTGTTTCACTTCCCCGGATACTTTTCAATGGTGGATTCGTCTCTGGCAAGCCGGGGAACCGAAGAATTCAAGGGTGATCCCTTTATCTGAGAAAAAGGAGGCGGTTTTGGAATGA
- a CDS encoding carbamoyl phosphate synthase small subunit, which yields MKAYLVFEDGEVFPGTWIGTPREMAGEVVFTTGMTGDPEVMTDPAHAGQIVTFTYPLIGNCGPVPEGEGVAPPRCAGVVVSELCAEGRVGAWLDCHGVPGITGVDTRRVVRKVREKGAIRGVITSTPAPRVEAWPDPRSLRWVKETTVPDRIQLSARSPEAPHLVLIDLGGDASTLAHLRRQGCRVTVVPFSTPPGEIEELAPEGLLFSGGPGDPQALLPYLEGWRPLLHRIPSLGVGLGHQVLALACGADTERLACGHRGNNHPVKETDTGRVWITSQNHGYTVIASSLNPGHWKVTHHHVQDGSVEGLAHRLLPLSSIQFHLGNPAAEKVFSRFLHQVKAKKEVEIHG from the coding sequence ATGAAAGCGTATCTCGTGTTTGAAGACGGGGAGGTGTTTCCGGGAACCTGGATCGGGACTCCCCGGGAGATGGCCGGGGAAGTGGTATTCACCACCGGCATGACCGGTGATCCGGAGGTGATGACGGATCCCGCCCACGCCGGTCAGATCGTCACTTTTACCTATCCCTTGATCGGAAACTGCGGTCCGGTTCCGGAAGGGGAGGGGGTTGCTCCGCCCCGCTGCGCCGGGGTGGTGGTGAGCGAGCTGTGTGCAGAAGGGCGGGTGGGAGCTTGGCTGGATTGCCATGGCGTTCCGGGGATCACCGGTGTCGATACCCGGAGGGTGGTGCGCAAGGTGAGGGAGAAGGGTGCCATCCGGGGGGTGATCACCTCCACCCCCGCCCCCCGGGTGGAAGCATGGCCGGATCCCCGTTCCCTCCGGTGGGTGAAAGAGACCACGGTGCCGGACCGGATTCAACTGTCCGCTCGGTCCCCGGAGGCTCCCCATCTCGTTTTAATCGACCTGGGAGGAGATGCCTCCACCTTGGCCCACCTCCGCCGACAGGGATGCCGGGTGACGGTGGTGCCCTTTTCCACTCCCCCCGGGGAAATCGAAGAGTTGGCCCCGGAGGGTCTTCTCTTCTCCGGCGGGCCCGGGGATCCCCAGGCTCTGCTCCCTTATCTGGAAGGCTGGCGGCCTCTGCTGCACCGGATCCCCAGCCTGGGGGTGGGGCTGGGACATCAGGTGTTGGCCCTGGCCTGCGGAGCGGATACGGAACGGCTGGCCTGCGGTCATCGGGGAAACAACCATCCGGTGAAGGAAACAGATACGGGACGGGTGTGGATCACCTCCCAAAACCATGGGTATACCGTCATCGCCTCCTCCCTGAATCCGGGTCATTGGAAAGTGACCCACCACCATGTGCAAGATGGGTCAGTGGAAGGTTTGGCCCACCGTCTCCTGCCCCTCAGCTCCATCCAGTTCCATCTGGGGAACCCGGCGGCGGAGAAGGTGTTTTCCCGGTTTTTACACCAAGTGAAGGCCAAAAAGGAGGTGGAGATCCATGGCTGA